GACGCGCTGCTGAAGGCGAAGCCGCGGGCGCAATACCAGGGCTTCACGCTGGCCGTGAACGGCTCGTCTCCCGAAGAGGTGGACGCGATATTCGAGAACGCCATCCGCAACGGCGGCACCGCGCATCAGCAACCGCAATGGAAGGACTGGGGCGGATACGACGGCTATTCCGGCTATTTCCTCGATCCGGACGGTTACCCCTGGGAAGTCGCCTACGCGCCGTTTCTCGAACTCACCGAGGACGGCCGCCTGATGCCGAAATCCGCGTCCGAATAAAGGGAACCGCGCAGGCGTGGCAACGAAGACCTCTCGCGGACTGGCGATCGTCACCGGCGCCAGCCGCGGCATAGGGCGCGCGCTGGCGATCGGTCTGGCCGAGGCCGGTTACGGGCTGGCGCTGGTCGCGCGCGACGAGGGCGCGCTCAACGGTGTGCGGGCGGAGATTCGGGGCGTCGATCCGGGCACTACCGTGAGTTGCCATCCACTCGACGTGACC
This sequence is a window from Gemmatimonadota bacterium. Protein-coding genes within it:
- a CDS encoding VOC family protein, coding for MPEQKPKVAISIITLGVDDVERSVRFYTSFGWDMSPDSDPAMCTFINTPSTVLGLVGYEFLANDALLKAKPRAQYQGFTLAVNGSSPEEVDAIFENAIRNGGTAHQQPQWKDWGGYDGYSGYFLDPDGYPWEVAYAPFLELTEDGRLMPKSASE